In Brachybacterium fresconis, the genomic stretch GTGCCGGCCTCGCCGTTGTTGCCGACGCCGACGAGCTCCTCGCCCTCGTCCCCGCCGCCGCCACCGCCGGTGGCGCCGCCGCAGGCCGCGAGGGCTGCAGCTCCGCCGAGGGCTCCGGTGGTCGCCAGGAAGCGTCGGCGAGTGGTTCCGTCAGAGATGGAGAATCTGTGCGATTGCTGCGCGGTCATGGCTGACCCCTCTCTCGGAGTGCGCTCCCGCGGGAGCGACGGGACGTCATCGACCCGTGGACCTTGATTGAACCTCTGCGAGCGGCAAAACCTCCATTGGTAGGCGTTACGGTCCTATAACGATTGTGATGTACCTCACCGCCAGCGTGATCCTTCCGTGCAGAGCACCTGTGCGCCGGGGAGCCGGTCCCTGGTCCCCGCCCCGCAGTCGGGGCCCGTGCGGGGCTCTGCTAGCTTGCCTGCGGAGGTGGTTCCCCATGGATTCCCCCGTCGGGCTCTTCACCAGCACGTCCATCGTCGAGACCGAGCTGCTGCTGGCCGCGTTCGCGCTGTGCTCGCTGATCGGTCTCGAGCGGCAGTTCCGGCAGAAGGCGGCCGGATTCCGCACGCATGTGCTGGTCGGACTGGGCTCCTGCGCGTTCACCCTGGTCTCGGTCTACGGGTTCTCCGCCGTGATCGGCGACGACGTGCGGCTGGATCCCTCCCGCATCGCCGCCCAGATCGTCTCCGGCATCGGGTTCCTCGGCGCCGGCGTCATCTTCAAGGGGCGCAACGTGGTGCGCGGGCTGACCACGGCGGCGACCATCTGGGTCGCCGCGGCCGTGGGGATGGCCTGCGGGGCGGGAATGCTCTCCCTCGCGATCCTGCTGACGATCCTGCATCTGGTGACCCTGTTCGTGGTCGCTCCGCTGATGCACCGGCTGCCGTCCCCGGATGCGAAGCGACTGCTGCGGATCACCTACGTCGACGGTGCCGGGGTGCTTCGCGACCTGCTGGGGGTGGCGACGACCATGGGGTTCACGAGCTCGATCGAGCACAGTCGGCGCACCGACCACGGCGACCGCCACGTCGTGGTCATGGACGTGAGGTTCCACGGCAAGCCCCCGGTGCGGGAACTGATCCCCCAGTTGATGGAGCTCGAGGGGGTCGATCGCGTCGCCCTGCGCCGCGACGACGACCCCGACGACGACCAGTCCTGATGCACCGGCGCACCGCGGGCCGCGAGAGCTCCTGCCCCTCCGCCGCTCTGCGGGCCGCGGGGCTTCTGATCCACCGGTGCGCCTGATCTTCAGGCGCTGACGGCCGCCCGCACCCGCGCCATGATCTGCTTGGCGGCGACGTCCGCCCCGGCCAGCAGCGGGGACGGCACGCCCGGCGTGGCGCCGATGGCGCTGCCGGGCTGGGTGCTCAGCGCCGGGATGCCGAGCACGATGACGGCGGGGTCGACGGTGCCGTCGGCCGCGATCAGGTTGTGGCCGCGGAGGGCGTCCTCGGCGATCTCGGCGCCGGTGGCTTCCAGGCTCTGGGTCGGGACTTCGTCGACCGTGTGGATCCGGGCGCGCCCGGTGGCCAGCAGCGCACGCAGCAGGGGGTCGTCGGTCTCGGGGATCCTGCCCTTGGACATGCGGGTCTCCAGCAGGACGGTCGCGGTGGCGACACGGCCGGTGATCGGCGAGGCCGCGCGGAAGCGGCCCAGCTGCTCGTCGGCCTCGATCACGGTCTGCGGGCCGAGCAGCTCGATCACGCCGGACTCGATCAGCGCCAGCACCAGGCGCACGCGGTCCGCGGGCGGACCGGAGGCCAGGGCCAGCGAGTCGCCGTCGAACCAGCCGAGCACGTCCCGGGCCAGGGAGCGGCCGTGGAAGGCGCCGAGCCGGATCAGGCGTCCCACCTGCTTGCGCAGGGCGCCCATGGCGCCGTTGACCGCCGCTCGGGGGTGGCGGTCGGGGTCCGACAGCGAGCCGAGCTCGTCCTCGATCAGCCGATCGACCAGCGCGTCCCACGCCGCACCGCTGACGGGCTCGCCGCCGGTGGGGCGGTGCAGCTCGTCCAGGGTCCAGGTCCAGCGGGCCTTGCCGATGGCAGCTTCCAGCACGGCGTCGACCTCGTCCTGGGTCCCTGCGCTCGCCAGGGCGTCCATCCAATCGCCGTCGATCGCCGCGGGGACGAGCTCCGTGAGGGCCTCGAGGTACACGCGGGCGAACTCGCGGGACAGGATCGGCCACACCTCGGCGGCGAAGCACACGTCGGAACGCTCCGCGAGGGTCTGGAACCACTCGGGGGTCGCCCACCGAGCGGTGAAGGGGCGTACGGTGCGGCCGCCGTCGGGCTTGGAGCGGTAGGGCACGCCGCGGCGGGAGCCGACCACCAGGTGCGGTTCGCGGCCGCTGGGGAGATAGCGCAGGCGGCCGGCCGGGTCGCCGGGAACGGGCTCGACCGCTCCGCCCCACTCGGCGGCGAGCTGGCCGATGACGTCGAAGAAGTTCGCGCCCAGGCCGCGCACCAGCACCGTCTGCCCGGCGGGCAGAGCGGTGTAGTCGCGCTCGGCGGGCATGCCGGGTTCGACGTAGCGCAGACCGAAGCGCCCGGCCGCCTCGGCCAGGGCGGTCACCTCCGGATCGCGGCGGGCCTGGACCATGCCCTGGGCCAGCACCACGGTGGGGGCGGCCAGGCGGCGACCGTCGGCCAGCACCACGACGGTGTCCTCGCCCGAGCGCTCGAGGTCGACGACCAGAGCGTGGATCTCGGTGACCTCGACGTACCCGGCGGCGATCGCGGCATCGAGCTGATCGCGGAAATAGGCACCCTGCAGCCGACGGGTGGGGAACGTGGCGCCGACCAGGGTGCGGGCCTCCTCGAGCACCCAGTCCCCCAGCGGGTGACCGCCGGAGTCCGTGACGGACCGCGCCCAGTCCACGAGGTCCGGACCGGGGGCGGCCGGGCCGGACATCGGGGTCGAGGCGTCGGGGTGGATGGTGGTGGCGTCGGCCTGGGTGTTGTTGAGGTACTCGGCAGGCTGGTCGATCAGCCAGGTGGCTCCCGGGCCGACGGCGAGGGAGTCGATCACGGCGAGCCGGGCGGGCTCTCCCCCGTCGGCCGCCACCCGGGCGGCGGTGCGCAGCACGGTGGCGACGCCGCGGGGCCCGCCGCCGACGAGGATCGCGTCCAGAGTGCTCATCGAGAGCTCACGGCAGCCGCCAGGTCGCTGTCGCGGCGGTCCGCGGCGGACGCCTCGGCATCGCGCGCCGTGGACTCTGCGGACTCGGCGGCTCCGGTGTCGTCGGCCCCGGTGTCGTCGGCGTCCGCGGCGAGCTCGTCGAGCCGGGCCCCGGTGCGGGTGAACCCTTGCTCGTCCACGCGCGGGCGCACCTCCACGGTGTCGGTGCCGGTGGCGACCTCGACGTCCACCTCGTAGACGGTGCGCAGGGTCGAGGCCTGCAGCGCGTCGGCGGGGGCGCCATCGGCGGTGACGGAGCCCTCGTGCAGCACGATCACCTGGTCGCAGTAGCGGGCGGCGTGGTTGAGGTCGTGGATGGCGATCAGCGCGCTGATGCCCTCCTCGCGGGTGATCTGGCGGACCAGCTGCAGCGTCTCGATCTGGTAGCGCAGGTCCAGCGCACTGGTGGGCTCGTCCAGCAGCAGCACGCGGGTGTCCTGGGCCAGGGCCCGTGCGATCAGGGCGCGCTGGGCCTGACCGCCGGAGAGCTCGGACATGCTGCGCTCGGCCAGATCGGTCAGACCCATCCGCACGATCGCGTCCTCGACCTTCGAGCGGTCCTCCTCTCGCGGGGTGAGCCCGTAGTGCGGGGTGCGGCCCAGCATCACGGCCTCGCGCACCGTGAGGTCGAAGGGGGCGTCCCCGGCCTGCGGGACGTAGCCGACGACCTTCGCGAGCTCGCGCCGCCCGAGAGAGGCGGTGGCGCGGCCCTCGACCGTGACGTGCCCGGCCTTCGCACGGTGCACCCCGGCGATGGCCTTGACCAGGGTGGACTTCCCGGAGCCGTTGGGGCCCAGCAGCGCGCAGAAGGCCCCGGGGGCGACCTCGAAGGAGATGTCCTCGAGGATTGCCCGCTTGCCGTAGGAGAAGGAGAGGTGATCGACGGTGAGGCTCACTTCAGAGTGTTCCTTCGCGTGAGGATGAGGTAGATGAACACGGGGCCGCCGATGAAGGCGACCACGATGCCGACGGGCACGACCGCCGGGGCGATGACGGTGCGGCCGACGGCGTCGGCCACCAGCAGCAGGAGTCCGCCGGACAATGCCGCGAAGGGCAGCAGGTGGCGGTGGTCGGCACCGATCGCAAGGCGGGCGATGTGGGGGCCGACGAGCCCGACGAAGCCGATGATGCCGCAGAAGCTGACCACGACGGCGGCGAGGGTGACGGCCAGGGCGATCAGGCCGATGCGCAGCGGGCCCACGTTCACGCCGAAGCTGCGGGCGGCGTCGTCGCCGGCGAAGGCGATGGCGTTGAGGTCCTTGGAGAACCACAGGGTCAGCGGCACGGCGACCACGGTGATGATCCCGACGATCAGCACGTCGTCCCAGCCGGCGTCGTTCACGGAGCCGAAGGTCCAGCGGATGATCGCCTGCAGGGTGTTCTCGTTGGCGGTGAACTGCAGCGCCGAGGTGAGGGCCTCGAAGATCTGGGTCATCGCGATGCCGAGCAGCAGCAGGGTGGCCACGGCCATGCGGCGGGCGGTGGCGATGCCGAGCACGAGCGCGGAGACCATCAGCGACATCACCATCGCCCCGATGATCGTCGCCCAGGCCGGCAGCTGGTTGGTGCCGGCCAGGGTGATCACCAGGGCCGCGCCGAAGGCGGCCGCCGGGGAGACGCCGAGGGTGAAGGGGCTGACCAGCGGGTTGCGCAGCAGACCCTGCATGAGCACGCCGGAGACCGACAGCGCCGCGCCGGCGGCGAAGGCCAGCAGCACGCGCGGCAGCCGCAGCTGGGTGATGACCGCGTAGGAGGAGGCGAAGTCGGCGCTGATGGTGCCGCCGAAGACGCTCACCTGGACCGAGCGGACCACATCGGTCACTCCGACCCCGGCGGTGCCGATGGTGACGGCGATGAGCAGAGCGAGCACGGAGACGACGAGCCCCACCGCGAGCGTGAGGGACTTGCGCAGCTCGCGGCGGCGGGCGGTGGCCGCTCCGGTTCTCCCGGGGGCGGGCGCGGGGCCGCCGGCGCTGCGGCGAGGAGTCTCGAGGGTGGTGGTCATGACGTGGGCCCGTGGACGTAGTCGGCCGGGTCGGACAGCTCGGTGTCCTGGAACTCGGTGACCCAGCGGGTGAGGTACTGGTCGGGATCGGCGTCGCCGAGCGCGTCGGGGTGCAGCCAGGAGGCGAGGTACAGCGCACCGATGGACTTGCCCAGCGCGGAGGTGGCCCAGCCGTTGGCGATCGCGATCTGCCCTTCGGCCAGGGCGCTCATCCCGTCCCAGCCGGGGCGGGAGGCGATGTCCTCGCGGATCTCCGCGAAGCGGTCGACGGGCTCGGCCGAGGGCTCGAACTCGTGGAGGACGAACTGCGGGTCGCGCAGCACCACCTCGCTGGGGTCGACCGTGAGCTCCTCCTGGGCGTCCCCGCCGGAGGCGTCGGAGAAGATGTTCGTGCCGCCGGCGGCCTCGATCATGGCGTCGAAGCCGGACCCGGGCAGGGCGGTCAGGTACGGCTCGACGGTCTCGAAGTAGACCGGGACGGGCTCGACCTCGGCCAGTCGCTCCTGAAGGATCCCCGTGATCTCGTTCTTGAACTCGAGGACGGTGGTGGCCGCCTCGGTGGCGCCGAAGACCTTGCCCAGCAGGGTGATGGTCTCGTCGACCACGTCGGTGTCCCAGGCGGTGGCGACGATCATCGGGATGCCGAAGGGCTCGAGCTGCTCGGCGGCCTCCTGCCAGATGGCATTGCGCGGCATGATCACCACATCGGGCTCGAGCTGGGCGATGGCCTCGTAGTTCAGCTGGTCCAGGCCCTCGGCGATGACCTGGCCGTCCTCGAGCGGCAGATAGGGCAGACGGTCCAGCGAGGCCCGGTCCACGCCGACGACGGCATCCCCGGCCCCGATGGCGCGGACGAACTCGTTGGTGTAGCTGTTCAGCACCACGGCGCTGCGTGCCGGGCCGGGCAGCTCGACCTCCCGGTCCTGGTCATCGGTCACCGTGACGGCGGTGGAGGTGGCGGCCCCGGCCTCACCCTCGACGGTGACCTCGCCGCAGGCGGCGAGGCCCAGGAGAGGAAGGGTGGCGACGGCGGCACCGAGCAGGGTGCGGCGGCGAAGTGCAGGGGTCATGGCTCCTCGACGGGGGTGCGGGATGGGGAGACGGTCAGGTCAGGCGGCGACGCGCTCGGCGCCGGATCGGCCGGCGTCGGACCGGCCGGCGTCGGGCAGGCCGTCGTCGGGCAGGGAGGGCTCCCCGAGGCTCAGCATGAGGCGGTTGGCCCAGGAGAAGAAGGCCGCGGCGGTCAGCAGGTCGGCGATCTCGGTGGTGCTCAGCCCCTGGCGACGCAGCGGCTCGAGCTCGGCGGCTGTCAGCTGCGGGCGGGGGCGGGACAGCGCGGCGGACACGGCGATGACGGCGGACCACCGGTCGTCCTGGCCGGCTTCGAGCGGCGCGAGGTCCGCGGCGATCCAGTCCTCGTCGCGCTCGAGGGCGGTCGCCAGCAGGGTGTCGACGGCGTCCTCGCGCCGGGAGAGGCCCGCGGCCTTGCGCGCATGCACGGACGCGCAGTAGATGCAGTCGTTGACCTTGCTGGCCACGGCGGCGGCGAGCTCGCGCTCTGCCTTGGGGGCACCGTCGCGGGGCAGGAAGATCGCGTTGTCCAGTCCGCTGCGGGCGGCGGTGATGGCCGGGGTCAGCGAGAGCATCCGGAAGTAGACGCTGTTCGTGCTCGCCTTGGAGGCGAAGGAGGCACGCTGGAGCTCGCTGAGCTCGTCCTCCTCGGGGACGGCCACCCACGGCTCCCACTGCAGGATCTCGCGGGTGAAGGCCGAGGGGCGGGTGCGACCGGTGGCGGTGGGGCCGCCGTGCTCGGCGACGCGGCCCCGGGTCAGGGGGTGGCGGATCGGGGCCTCGACGGTGGGCACCTCGACCCCGCGAAGGGCGGCCAGGCCCGCGAGAAGGCGCTGGAGGTAGCTCTCGAAGGAGACGAGCTGGCTGACCAGGACGGCCAGCGGCGCGTCGACGCCCGCGCCCACCAGGCGGGTCTGGTCCGGGCGGCCGACGAGGGCCGGGGAGACCGACAGCAGGTCCACGTGCTCCCGCAGGGCGTTCAGCGCGGCGGCGTCCAGGCCGTGGAGATCGGCGGCGATCGGATCGGCGGCGGTGAGTCGGGCATCGGCACCCTGGGCCGCATGCCAGGCGGACAGCGGCCCGCTGCCCTGCCAGTCCGCGGTGACCGCCGCGAGGGCGTGCAGCACCGGCACGGGCAGCAGCTGCTCGGTGCGGTAGAGGGCGTCGTAGGCCTCGCGGGTGCGGGCGAGGACCTCGGGTCGCAGCGCCGTCAGCGCTTCCTGGACTTCTGGAGTCTCCGGGTCGTCGATGAGGATCGCCGCCAGGAGCTGGTCGGCGTCGAGGGGCGTGGGCGCAACAGACATGACCTGATCTTATGCATCTCCCAAGCATGTCTATGCTGTCAGATCGTGTGTGAGGGCTCACCCGGCGGGGTTGCGTCGGGTTGTCGTCGCGCGGTGATCAGCGTGCTGACCGAGCTGGTGATGCCGTGAACTGCAGAAAGTGCCCGAGGCGCACGGAGTCGCTCGCGATGACCCGATGGTCACTACCATCGCCGACAGCTGAAAGCAGGACTGATGGCGGTTCATCGTGCGTCACAGAAGGGCTCGCCCGGGCGTCTTGAGGCCACCTGCGAGAACAGAGCCCGCCCCCGAGGACCCGTCCGCGTCCCGACGACGCGTCTCAGCCTTCGACCCAGCGCGGCTCGACCAGGGTGATGCGGGGTCCGGCACCCTCGATCTGCAGCAGGCGCACCAGCTCCGCGACGGCGATCTCGCTGACCTCGATCCGTCGCGGGTCGATCTGCGGCACGGCGGCCAGCAGCGGGCTGACGTCGACCAGGTCCTCGCCGCTGAGGGCGATCAGCAGCCGGGTCTCGTCCACCAGCGCCCCGGTGGCGGCCATCGCGAACAGCGCCTGACGCACCCCGGTGATCCCGAACAGGGCGGTGCGCTGGTTGGGCAGGGTGAGGCGCAGAGCCCGCTCGGGCACCCCGGAGAGCGCCTCGTGGTCGAGCACGACCTCCAGCTCGCACTCCCCCGCGCTGTCCTCGACGCCGGCCAGGAAGCGGGAGACGTCGTTGCGACGGCGCTTGCGGTCCGGGGAGCCGAACAGCAGCAGGCGGTCGCATCCCTCCTCGACGGCGCGGGCGACCACCATGCGGCCGAGCATCTCGAAGTCGAGGTCGACGACGGATCCCTGGGGGAACTCCTCCGGTTTGCCGATGGTCACGAAGGGCAGCCCGGACTCGATGACGGGGGCGACGCGCTCGTCCTGCCGGTCCAGCTCCATGAGGATCAGCGCCTCGCACACGCCGGTCCGCACGACCCGTCGAATGCCGCGTGCCCCTTCCTGGGCGGTGACCAGCAGGATGTCGTAGCCGTGGCGCTGGGCCTCGCGGGCGATGGCGCCGATGAAGACCATCAGCACGCCGTCGTCGGAGTCGGCCTCGGGGACCATCAGCCCGATCACGCCGCTGCGCTGCGAGCGCAGGGTGCGGGCGCCGGAGTTGGGGTGGTAGCCGAGCTTGTCGATGGCGTCCTCGACCCGGGCACGGGTGGCCTCGGAGATGGGGCGGGAGCCGGTCAGCACGTAGCTGACGGTGGACTGCGAGACGCCGGCCAGGCGTGCGACGTCCAGGCTCGTCGGCGGCTTCTTCCGCTCGGCCCTGCTGACGGCCATGGCTCCCTCCCCGTCCCCGGTGCTGCTCTACGTGGTGGTCAGCCCCGAGACGCCAGTCTTCCATGTCGACAGTGCCCGGCTGCGTCCGTCCACGAGATCGAGATCGCGTGCCGCGGCGAGCGCCTCGTCGAGCACCTCGGCCAGCAGCACCCGGCGGCCGGTCTCGGCCGAGCGGACCGCGGCCTCGACGATCGCCTGGGTCCAGACGTTGCCATGGACCTCCGAGTCCGGGACGGGGCCGCCGCGCAGGGAGGCGCAGAACTCGGCCAGCGAGGCGTCCAGCTCCCAGCGGGCCTCGGGGGCGGGGTCACGGCCGGGGGCCTGCTCGCCGTCCTCGGGCCGGGCCGTCGGCGGCTCCTCCCCGTCCCAATGGACGGTGCCGCGCGCGCAGCTGACCCGCCAGTCGCCGTTCCAGCTGGTCTCGGCCCCGGGAGCGGCCCAGGATCCGGAGTAGGTGTGGACGGCGCCGCTGTCGTACGTGATCGTCACGGTGGCGGCCGCGTCCCCGGCGTACCAGCTCCAGGCGGGGTTGTAGGAGGTGGCGGTGACGGCGACGGGGTCGCCGTCGATCAGGATGCGCCCGGCGTCGAAGGCGTGGATCGCCATGTCCACGATCAACGGGTGCTCCATCTCGTCGCGGAAGCCGCCGAAGCGGGGCGCCTTGTAGAAGCGGGTGTCGACGATGCCGGCGCCGCCGAGCTCGTCGGCCAGGCGTCGCGTCTCGTGGAGGTGGGCGTTGTTCCGTCGCGACTGGGAGACCATGAACAGCCTCCCGGTGCTCTCGGCGTGCCCGGCCAGGGACACGGCTTCGGCAAGGGTCGCCGCGCAGGGCTTCTCCCCCAGCACCGGGTAGCCGGCGTGCAGGGCGTCGGCCGTGACGGCGTGGTGGGCGGCGGGGATCGTCACGTCGATGACGGCTTCGGCCGAGGCCTGTCGCGCGACGGTGACCGCGTCGGTGCCGGTGCGGACGACCGCCCGACGGTCCTCGGGGACGAGGTCGGCGACCGCGCGCTCGGCGGCCCCGTCGATCACGTCGATCACCCCCACCAGCACCGCGGCGTCGCTGCTGAGCACGGTGCGGATCCACGTCTTCCCCATGCCGCCGGCACCGACGACGACGACCGGGACGGGGCCGGCGGGGTGCGCGGCGACGACGGACTGCGCGCTGGCGACGGACTGCGGAGCGCTGACGGGGCGCTGCGTCCGGCTCATGCGCCCTTCCCCGCTGCGGCCGCGTCGCCCACGCCCTGTCCGGTCGCGCCGGTGACGAACCAGTCCGTCTCGTAGCGGTCCAGGAAGGGCACCGCGCGGTCGGCGACCGCGGGGCGGGCCCAGCTGACGCCGTTGGCGATGACGCGGCGCACATCGCGGTGCTGGTAGACGGGATAGTCCTGGTCCCCGGGGCTGAAGTAGAAGATCTTGCCCTTGCCGCGGCGGAAGGTGCATCCGGAGCGGAACACCTCTCCCCCGCTGAAGGAGGAGACGAACACCAGCTCGTCGGGCACGGGGATGTCGAAGTGCTCCCCGTACATCTCCTGCTCGTCGATGATGATCGGGTGTGGGATCCCCTCGGCGATGGGGTGGGAGGGGTTCACGGTCCACACCAGCTCGCGGTCGGCCTCGTTGCGCCAGCGCAGGGTGCAGGTGGTGCCCATCAGCCGGGTGAAGGGCTTGGACCAGTGCCCGGAGTGCAGCACCACCAGGCCCATCCCGGCCAGCACGTGCTGCTGGACGCGCTCGGCGACCTCGTCGGAGACCTCGTCGTGGGCCATGTGGCCCCACCAGGTGAGCACGTCGGTCTCGGCCAGGACCTCCTCGCTCAGCCCGTGCTCGGGGTCATCGAGCAGGGCGATGCGGGTGGTGACCTCCGTCCCGAGATTGTCTGTGATCGCCGCCCGGATGGCGGCGTGCATCCCGTCGGGGTAGTTCTCGCGCACGCGCTGGTCGCGCTGCTCGTGGCGGTTCTCCCCCCAGACGGTCACGCGCAGCGGCGCGGCGGTGGAGCCGGACGCGCCGGGGGTGGTGGGGGTGGTGGGGGTGGTGGGCGTCGTAGGCGTCGTCGTCATGGAGATGGTCCTTTCGCGGGGGTGCTGGGCGAGCGGGGTCTGCCCGTCGACGGTCATGCGGCCGTCGCTCGGGTGGTCGGACGGGGTCATTTCACGGCCCCGCCGGTGGCGCCGGCGGCGACGTACTTCTGGGCGATGATCATGAGGATCACGGCGGGAAGGGAGGAGAGCACGGCCGTGGACATCACGGCGCTCCAGTCGGTGTCGTTGGTGCCGATGTAGGTGTACAGCCCCAGCGTCACCGGGCGGATGGTCTCCCCGGTGGTCAGCGTCAGCGCCATGAGGAAGTCGCTCCAGGCGAACAGGAACGAGAAGATCCCTGCGGTGATCAGGGAGTTCTTCGAGACCGGCAGGACGATCGACCAGAAGGCGCGCACATGCCCGCAGCCGTCGACCCGGGCGGCCTCGACGATGGAGGTCTCGAAGGTCTCGAGATAGGCGCGCATGATGAGGATTGCGAAGGGGATGCCCTGGGAGGCGTCGGCGAGGATCAGCCCGGGGATCGAGTTGATCAGCCCCAGAGGCGTGTACACGGTGTACAGCGCGTTGGCGATGACGATGCCGGGGATCATCTGGCTGATCAGCACGACAAAGAGGAGCACAGCAGTCCCCCGTATCCTGAACTGGGCCAGCGCGTAGGCGCAGGGGGCGGCGATCGCCACGGACAGCACGCAGGCGCCGATCGCGACGATCAGCGAGGTGATGAGGTTCTGGCCCTGGTCGGCGATGGCGCGGGAGTAGCCGGAGAAGTCCGGATTCAGCGGCAGCCATTGGGTGTTCAGGCTGTTGCCCGCCGGGGCCAGGGAGGCGTTGACCATCCAGTAGACGGGGAACAGCATGATCGCGACCAGGACGATGCCGATCACGGTGTGGATCCACGCGCGGCCGGGACGCGGTCGACGCGGGGTCGGGGCCGGGGCCGGGGCGATCGGGCCGCCGGTGGTGGCGGTGGTGGCGGTGCTCATCGCGGTCATCCGTTCTTCGCGGCGCGGGCGTTGGCGCGCAGGTAGACGAGGCTGAAGGCCAGGGCGATCAGGATCAGGATGTTGCTCAGCGCGGCGCCCTGGCCGAAGTCGAACTCGATGAAGCTCATCTCGTAGCTGCGGGTGGCGAGGGTCTGGGTGGCGTTGGCGGGACCACCGCCGGTGAGCCCGATGATGAGGTCGAGGACCTTGATCGTGTAGATCACCCCGAGCAGCAGCACCACGGAGACCACCGGGCGCAGCATCGGCAGCGTGATGTGCCAGAAGGACTTCCAGCCGGTGGCGCCGTCGAGCTGGCCGGCCTCGTAGAGCTCGTCGGGGATGGATTGCAGCCCGCTGTACAGCAGCACCACGTTGAAGGGGATGCCCAGCCAGATGTTCACGATGATCACGGCGACCAGCGCGGTCGAGGAGCTGACCAGCCAGGGGATCGGATCGGAGATCAGTCCGACGCCCTCCAGGAAGCGGTTCAACGCGCCGTTGTCCTGCTCGAGGATCCAGCGCCACACGGCGGCCGAGACGATCATCGGCAGCAGCCAGGGCAGCAGCAGGAGCGAGCGCAGGAACCCCGACAGCGGGAACTTCTTGCGGAAGTAGAGGGCCAGGGCCATGCCGATCACGAACTGGCCGATGATCGAGCCGATCGTGAACAACCCGGTGTTGCCCAGAGCCCGCAGGAAGATCGGATCGGAGAAGGTTGCGGTGTAGTTGGCCAGGCCCACGAAGGGCGCCTTGCCGTTGAAGAAGGTCGCGAAGTCGTAGTCCTGGAAGCTCATCACGACGTTCTTCAGGATCGGGTAGCCGAAGAAGGCGATCATGTAGAGCGCGGCCGGGGCGATGAAGGCGTAGCGGACCAGGAGGTCGCCGCGGCGGGCCCGGCGGCGGGCGGCCGAGCCGGGGCCGGCGGCCCGGGCGACGGGCTGGGTGGCGGTGGTGGTCATGTCGGCTCCTTCGTCAGCTCGCGGTCCGGGACGCGTCGACGGTCCGAGCGGCTTCGTCGAACGCCTCGGCCGGGTCGGTGTCGTCGACGAGGACCCGCTGGTTGGCGGTGTAGATGGCCTTGGCGGTGCGCGGCCAGTCGGGGCCGAGCTGGGCGGTGCGGGAGCGGGCGGTGGAGACCTGGTCGACGAAGGTGGACAGCTCCGGATGCTCGCCGGCGAACTGCTCGGCGGCCGCGGCGTCGCCGGGGATGGTGGAGCGCTCGCCCGCCATGTACAGCTGGTTCTCGGGGGCGACGAACGCCTTCAGCAGGGCGGCGGCCTTCTTCTGCTTCTCCTCGTCCCCGGTGATCGGGACGGTCCACACCTCGCCCCCGAGCGGCGCGACCGGGTCGGTGCCGGCCTCGGGCACGGGGATGGTGACCACGTCCCAGTCCAGGTCGGGGGTGTCCGCCTCGAGTCCGGCGATGTTCCAGGGGCCGTTGACGACCATGGCGACGTTGCCGGCCTTGAACTGGTCGATCACGTCGCCCTGGCCCCAGTTGACGACGGAGCGGGAGACGAGCCCCTCGCGCACGAGGTCGGACCAGAACCGGCTGGCGCCGATGACGCCGTCGCCGTCGAGGTCGGTCTCATCGCCCCCGTTGGTCCACATGAAGGGCAGGAACTGCCAGGTGCCCTCGTAGCTGGCGATGGCGGAGAAGGCCAGGCCGTACCGCGTCGGGGTGGTCAGAGCTGCGGCGGCGTCGTGCAGCTCGTCCCAGGTGGTCGGGGGTGCGACGCCGGCCTCCTCGAGGGCGGCGGCATCGTAGAACAGGGCGATGGTGTTCACGGTGGGGGCGATGCCGT encodes the following:
- a CDS encoding carbohydrate ABC transporter permease, whose amino-acid sequence is MTTTATQPVARAAGPGSAARRRARRGDLLVRYAFIAPAALYMIAFFGYPILKNVVMSFQDYDFATFFNGKAPFVGLANYTATFSDPIFLRALGNTGLFTIGSIIGQFVIGMALALYFRKKFPLSGFLRSLLLLPWLLPMIVSAAVWRWILEQDNGALNRFLEGVGLISDPIPWLVSSSTALVAVIIVNIWLGIPFNVVLLYSGLQSIPDELYEAGQLDGATGWKSFWHITLPMLRPVVSVVLLLGVIYTIKVLDLIIGLTGGGPANATQTLATRSYEMSFIEFDFGQGAALSNILILIALAFSLVYLRANARAAKNG
- a CDS encoding sugar ABC transporter substrate-binding protein, with amino-acid sequence MAPTPRPSPPESDRSGLPRPTNHRSVSRRALGLGALAVPGLLSLAGCGPDVGNGGPNDIRIVDYYNTPADDVAINGTFSQCAEELGLTFSREKVPGDQLIAKVLQMGSSRTLPDLLMLDNPNVQQVAASGALAPLGQYGITTEGFTDPVADLGMYDGTLYGIAPTVNTIALFYDAAALEEAGVAPPTTWDELHDAAAALTTPTRYGLAFSAIASYEGTWQFLPFMWTNGGDETDLDGDGVIGASRFWSDLVREGLVSRSVVNWGQGDVIDQFKAGNVAMVVNGPWNIAGLEADTPDLDWDVVTIPVPEAGTDPVAPLGGEVWTVPITGDEEKQKKAAALLKAFVAPENQLYMAGERSTIPGDAAAAEQFAGEHPELSTFVDQVSTARSRTAQLGPDWPRTAKAIYTANQRVLVDDTDPAEAFDEAARTVDASRTAS